The genomic window CCTTCGACGTCATGGTGATACTTGCGCGCCTGGCCATGATCTCGAATCATGCGGATTTTGGCGGCAATGCCGTCGTCGTCGGTGGTCACCGCCCCGGCTTCGCCGCAGGCCCCGAGGTTTTTCCCCGGATAGAAGCTGAATGCGGCCGCGGCGCCCATCGACCCGGCCCTGCACCAGGCGTTCCGTTTCCGCGAAAAGTATTCGGCGCCGTGCGCCTGGCAGGCATCCTCGACCACGATCAGCCGAAACCGGTCTGCAACGTCAAGGATCGCGTCCATGTCCGCCGTCTGGCCATAGAGATGCACGGGAACCACCGCCTTCACCGGGCGCCCGGTTCTCCGACTCACGGGGATTCCCGTGCGCGGGTCCGTGTCGCATTTCGTTTCCAGGTACTCGCGGAGCTGCTCCGGGCTCATGTTGTACGTGGACTCATCGATGTCCACGAAGTCGAAAACCGCCCCTGCCTGGGAAACGGCCTCGGTCGTGGCGATGAACGTGTTGGGCACGGTGAGCACCGTGTCCCCGCTGCCGACGCCCGCGGCCAGCAGCGCAAAACGCAGGGCGTCCGTGCCGCTGCCGACGCCTACGCAATGCCTGGTTCCGCAGAACCCGGCAAAGTCCTCCTCAAAACCCTGCACCATGGGCCCGCCGATGAATCCGGCCGTTTTCAGCGCCTGCCTGAACACGGCCACCAGATCTTCTTCCAGCTCGTGGTGAGGGGTCACCAGATCGAGAAACGGGATCTTCGCATCACTGTTCATCTTCGATAAGCCTCATGAATCGAGAAGGATTTCCAGCCGTTATGGCCCCGGGGGGGACGTCCCTGGTGACAACGCTGCCCGCGCCGACGATGGCGTTCTCGCCGATGGTGACGTTGGCCAGGATGGTTGCACCCGAACCGATGGAAGCCCCCCTCTTGACCAGGGTGTACTCCACTTTCCAGTCGCTCTCCGTCTGAAGCCCGCCGTCGGAATTCGTCGCACGCGGATACGTGTCGTTGACGAAGGTCACACCATGACCGATGAACACGTCGTCTTCGATGATGACTCCCTCGCAGATGAAGCTGTGGCTGGAAATCTTGCAGTTTCGCCCGATGCGGGCGTTCTTCTGCACCTCGACAAACGCGCCTATCTTGGTATTGTCGCCGATTTGGCATCCGTACAAATTGATGAATTTGGACAGCTTGACGTCCTTGCCCAGCCGGACGTCATCGGAAATGGACAGAAAGCTCATAGGTGAACCAGCTCCCCTCTGTTTTTCAGCGACCTGTCGGCGGCTTCGAGCATTTTCACCACCCGGTAGCCGGCTTCGCCGTCATTGAACGGCGTCCTGTCGTTCATCACGCAATCCACGAAGTAGTCGGTTTCCAGCTTGAGGGCTTCCTTCGTGTCCACCTTGGGTGCCCACATATCCCCCGAACGATAGCTCACGAGCAGGTTGTACACGTTTTCGCTGTTTTCGATCTTGACGCCCTTGTCGTACACCTTGATCTTCTCGTCGGCCTCAAGGTCGTTCCAGACCAGCATCCGCTTCTCGCCACCCACCAGGGTGGTTCTCACCTTGACCGGCGAGAGCCAGTTCACGTTCAAGTGGGCGATGACGTTGTTCTGGAAGTAGATGGTGGTGTAGGCCACGTATTCGTGTTCGCTGAAGTGGTTTTCCCCCGTTGCCACTATGGCTTCCGGGGTTTCCTTGATGACGTGGTCGATGATCGACAGATCGTGGGGCGCCAGGTCCCAGATGACGTTCACATCGTGTTGGAACAGTCCGAGGTTGACCCGCATGGAATCGTAATAGTAGAGGTTCCCCAGCGTTCCGTCATCGATCAGTTGCTTGATCTTTCTCACCGCACCGGTGAAAAGAAACGTGTGATCGACCATGATCTTGAGGTTTTTCTGGGCTGCCAGTTCTATCAGCTCTTCGGCTTCGTCCGTGGTCGCGGTGAACGGCTTTTCCACGAAGACGTGTTTCCCGTTGCGCAACACCTCCCTGGCGAGCTCGAAATGCGTCGACACCGGGGTGATCACCGCGATCGCGTCGATGTCCGTGGATGCGATGAATTTGCGGCAGTCAGTGGAAAGTTCCACGCCCGGATGCGCCTTCCGCGCACGTGCCAGTGCATCGGGATTGCCGTCACAAATCCCGGCCAGGCGGCATCCTTCCGTGATGCTGAAGTTCCTCGCTATATTTGGTCCCCAGTATCCGTATCCCAAAACACCGAGGCGAATCATATTCCCTCCTTCCACCCGTCCATCCGACGGGCATTCTCGGACCGTGCGAAGGGCTAGGCCGAAAGCCCCCCGACTCCGAACGGTCAGTATGCTCCCCTGCTCCTCAGAACGACCCACGGCGTCAACACGAGCAGCTTGATGTCCAGCCAAAGGGACCATCTTCGCGCATAACGGATGTCCAGACGGACCATCTCGTTGAAGGTGGTCCGGCTTCTGGCGGTGACCTGCCAGAGACCGGTTATTCCCGGCGTCATCTCCATGAGCCGGCGTCGATGCCAGGTGTCGTAGCACTCGAGCTCATAGGGGATCGGAGGCCTTGGTCCCACAAGGGACATTTCACCTTTCAGGACATTGATGAACTGAGGCAGCTCATCGAGGCTTGTCTTGCGAAGAAATCTTCCGATCGACGTGACCCGGGGATCGTGCTGAATCTTGAAAACCTGCTCCTCCCCCCGCGCGCACTCCTTCGCGGGCCGGTCGCCGGAGCCGATCAACTGCTTTATGTACTCCCGGTGTATCCCCGGGTCATTGTCCACGAACATCGATCGAAATTTATACATCATAAAAGGCTTGCCGAACTGCCCGACCCTGCTTTGCCTGAAAAAGACCGGGCCTTTGGAAGTCCATTTGATCAGTGCGGAGAGGGTCAGGAAAAGGGGGGAAAAAAGCACCAGGGCGAATAGGCTGCCCGCGATGTCAATCCCTCTCTTGACGGCCAGAGCGATCCTCTTGGAGGTGTTCTTCGTCTCGAGGTCCGGATAGAGCTTGAGGTCGGAGGAGTACCGCAGATTCGGTTTATCGAACTCTTCCGGGAACAGGTGTATCGTAATGTCGATGTCCTTCACCCTCTTGCCGTCCAGGTTGGTGGTGAGGTTTTCGCACACCCGGTCGAGAATCTTTCCGGCCGCGACCGCGCTGTCCGATTCACCCAGTTCCGTGAACAGGACTCCGAGAACGTCGTCACCCTTGTACCAACCCACGATGTCGGTCTCCCTGGTGGAAAAAGACAGGGAACAGATGACCTTCTTCCTCGGATTGTCTCCATTATAGCCGGAAGGAAGAACGGAAATGTCCAGGAGCATGAGCATGAACGGTCGCTTGGAGCGCTCCGCCCTCTTTCTTTCGAAAGCAAGCATCTCGTTGAAGTTTCCCTCCGGGTAGACACCGGTGGCGGGGTCCGTGACGGCTTCAACGGAGTCCTTCGAACGTTTCGAATGGACGCCGTACCGTCGGCTCAGTCTCTGAAAAAGCGATTCCATTGCTTTGGCTCCTGTTCATTTCAATCGCTTGTAGATGAATTGAGGAATGTGATAACGCCGCTTGTTGAAGGCGATCCCGATAATGTTTCCTCCCATTTTCGTGATCTGCTCCTTAACGCTCTCCACGACGGTCCATCTCGTTTTCTCCGCCTCGACCACCAGCACGACCCCATCGACCCTGGGAACGATGGCCAAAGCATCCGGGGACTTGGTCAAGGGCGTGGAATCGATCACCGTGAGGTCGAACCGGTGCCTCAGCGTTTCCCAGAAGGTTTCCAACGACTGCGAGTTGAAGATCTCGGGCGTGAAGGTGGACGTGTTGGAAGATTGGCCTATGTACAGATTCGTATCCTCCACCCGGTAGATCGCGCTGTCGATGTCCTGCCCTCGACTGACGCTTTCCTGCCAGCCCTGATTTCGCGAGTGAGGAAAGAACAGGTGGTGACAGGGATTGAACCGGTCGGCATCGAGCAGGAGAACGTTCTTTCGGATTCTGAACGCCGAGACCAGGGAAAACTCCCGTGCGATGGTGGAAGTTCCCTCGCCGAGGCGGGAACCGATGAATTGAATGATTTTTCTCTCCACTCCCGGAAGGCGCGCCTCGATTGCCTGGTACAGCTTCAGCATCTCTTCTTCCATGCCCGAAAACGGAGTGGGGCGGTGCGCAAACGTCACCGCAATTTCCGAATGCACCTCCGGTCTTTGCCTGGACGCATGTATCAAAGCTTCATAAATCTTTGTCATGGGTTACACCTCCGTGGGTTCCGATGAGCCGGGCAGACAGACATGCTTTGCGAATGGAAAAGCGTTCTTCAAAGCATGCGGGCATTTGCTGTACGGATTCTCCAGTCGCAACTCGAGCCGTCAACGAACCACACCCGGCACGGCAGCTTCTGCGCGTTCGGGCGGTTGGCTTATCCTGGGCAGGAACAGCTGCCCTCCGGCAAGTATCCGGTCGGCATCGGTAATCTGCGGGTTGTTTTGCCTGATCAACTCGAACAGGTGAGCATTGACGACGCCGTAGGTATCCCTGATTATGGAGCTCAGGGTCTCGCCCCTCTTGATGATGCGCGACGGAACTTCGATCGTTCGCGCCGGAGCGCTTTCATCCCGGCGGAACACCGATGGGACCTGGTCCGCCGAAACCGGTGGATTGCCGGCGGGCTGATGGACGGTGGCACCGGCAACGCCGACCGCCCCTGAATACGCCTCGGAGCGAACCGGTGGCGGGGCGGACACGGTCTGTGCGGACTCGGACTGGTCGAGACGCGGCTGCGGCTCCACTGTCGGTGTGTTCTTCGAGACCTCGGCGTTGCCGGTCTGCGGTATTTCAGGTTTCGCCGCGTCGACGGGCACGGGCATCCGGGTCGGCGTGCCGGTGACGGGAGCCATGCGAGCGGCGTCGCTCACAGTCGAGACCGCACGATCCCTGAACGCCCGGATCTCCGGAAGAAAACCTTTGACGGGAGCCAGTAGAAGCGCGCTCGCCCCCAATACCAGCAAAGCGGCCAGCGCTATCCCCCATCTGAGCCGAAGCATCCTTCGCCTGCCTTTGTAGTCGGCGATCACTTCTCGAACGATTCTGCGCCCGACGGGCTTTGCCTGGTATCCCAGCCCCGCAATCAATGTGTTGTCGCACAGAATGTTGATGACCCGCGGAATCCCTTTTGCCTCGTCAACGATCAGGTCCATCGCCCTCCGAGTAAAAACGCCTTCCCACCGGTCGGTCACCAGGGACAATCGATGCCGAATGTACATGATGCTCTCTTCACGGCTCAGCGGGACAATGTTGGAGCGGATGGCAATCCGTTGATTGAGCTGCCTCAGCTTGTCAAGGCCCAATTTTGCCTGGAATTCCGGCTGACCGATCAGGATCATCTGGATCAGCTTTTCCTTGGATGTTTCCAGATTGGACAGCATGCGCAGGTTTTCCAGGGTCTCGACCGGAACGTTCTGCGCCTCGTCCAGGATGAGAACGACATTGTTCCCCTGCTTGTATTCTTCGATCAGCGTCTTGTGAAGCTCATTGACCGTCTCGAAAGCATCTTCGGTTTTCGGGACGACCCCCAGTTCCGAGCAGATCACTTTGAGCAGACTCTGGAACGAGAGGTTCGCATTGAAGACATAAATCACTTTTTTCTTGGATGTGTGAGGGAGAGCCTGGCCCTCGAGATAGGACCTCAGGATGGTGGTCTTGCCGACACCGACCTCACCGGTGATCGCCACAAACCCTTTCCTCTGCTCGATCCCGTATATGATGGCCCCCAGAGCTTCCTTATGGGTTGGGCTCAGGAACAGGAATTCCGGGTCCGGAGTAATGTGGAACGGCCCCTTGTTGAATCCGTAATAGCTCAGATACATGATATTGAAGCCCTCCCTATGCTTTGTAGGGAATGGTGGTCAAAACGGGAATGTTCAGACACTGTTCGGTTTTCTGGGGTGAGCTCAACCCCTGGTTGATGAATTCAAGCGAGAATGCCAGCGTGAGCCCCCCCCCGATCCCCAGGAACGCGGCGAGGGCCAGGTAGAAGCTCACGCCCTTGGTCGGCCAGATCGGCAATTCGGAAGCCGACGCCTGCTCGATCACGTTGACGCTCGCCATCTTGTCCTGACTCATGTCTTCCGATACGCGGGCTTCCTCAAATCGCTTCTGATACAATTGATACATCTGTTCGTTGGCCGTCAGAGTCCTCTGCAAATCGCGCGCGGTCCTTTCCTGCTGGTCGAATTCCTGGATTCGCTTGTCCGCCAGTGTGACTTGGGCTTCAAGCTCTTTGCTTCTGACTTCCAGCGAGCTGACCTCCGCTTTCGTGCTGATGATTTCCTTCTGCAGGTCCTGGTAGAGAGTGTTCACTGCGGACCGTCCCCTGGCGGCGGTCTGCTTCTGCTTCTCGATGAACCCCTTGACCACCTGGATCTCGTTGCGAACGCTGGTCACAAACACATTGTTTTCCTTGTATTTCGAAAGAAGCTCCTGTTCTCTCCGCTGGAGCGTCACCAGTTGCATTTCGAGCTCATTTCTGGGGTCGTTTTCGGAGGCGACGGGCAGGCTCGCGGCGACGCCTTTGAGCTGGCTCTCCAGGGTGGACAGCTTCTGCCTCAGTTCCTTGACCAGGCTCTGAGTCGTCCTTGCGGTCGTTTCGAGGTTCATTCTCTCCTTGAGCAGCATGTCGCGCTGTTCGTCAAAGGCGAATACCTGGTGTTGCTGTTTGAACGCCTGCAACTCCCCTTCCGATCTCTTCAACCTGTCCAGGTATTCGGCGACCTTCTTGTCGAGCAGCTGCAGCGGTCGCGAATCGTGCAGGATCTCAACACGTCGCGCGATGTAGGCGGCGACCAGTGAATTCACCACCTTGGCGGCTGTCCCGGGATCGGCATTCTGGAAAGTGACCGTAATGAGGTTTGAGTTCCTGCCTGCCTGGACATGCAGGTCTCTTTCGAAGAACACCTTGGCATATTCGAGTTGCTTGACCGGCTCATCGGAAAACGCCCTCAGCTTGGGGTAGATGTTTTCAATCCCCAGGCTCTTCAGGAGTCTTTCCTTGAGGTCCGTGCTGGAGAGGATCGCCAATTCGGAATGGAGAATCTCCTGCAGACCGACCCGCACGGGAGTCTGCTCCCCGCTCACCATGGGGCTCTGATACTCCTGGCCGTAACGAAACATCAAGGTGGAGGATGCTTCATATTTTGCCGGCAGAAAGTAATAGACCAGCGGGGTAAGAATAACCGCGAGGCAAAATATGGAGATGATCATGTACTTGTGTTTGAAAAACACGATCAGGAGATCCCTTAGGTTGAAGGGCCGAGGTTTTCCATAAACCCCCGAACCAGCCGTATAAAACGAGACAGCGCGGTTTGACGCGGCCGTCGGTACACCTTGATTTCCAGGGATCGGTTTCTGTGTCATTTCAAAAGTCCCTTCACTACAGGATGGGTATGGCGATGGGTACGGGCGTCATGTTCTTGATGTACTGCTCGACCCAAAGATTGAGGTTTGCAATGGGCGATCTCGGGACGTAGACAATATCATGGGGTGCCACGAGGAAGTCCTGGGACATGTCCGTCCCGTCGTTTACCTTGTTGATGTCGGCCGTCATCACCACGGGCTTTCTCCCCGAGGCCGTTCGAATGACGATAATCTCATTCGTGCGCGCGGTTCTCGTTACCCCGCCGGCCTTCGCGATGGCCTGCCTCAGGGTCATCGGCCCTACGATGTCCTGAAGCCCGGGCGAAGTGACTTCACCATCCACGAACACTTTGTTCCCGCCGAAGTTGCGAACGATCACGGTGAGTTCGCACTTGGCCAGTTCCTGCGAGTATTTCTCCTTGAGCAGGTCGGTCAACTGTTGCGGGGTCAAACCGACCGCGGAGACCTCGCCGATCAGCTGCAAAGCGATCCGGCCATCGGGACGAACGATGATCTGTTCGTTCAACTCACTGTTGTAGAAAAACTTGACGTCCAGCTGATCGCCGTAGTTGATCGTGTATTCCTGGGCGGGATACGGAGCAATGGTCCCGGGTTGACCGACGGGCACCGGGTTCTTGACCACCGGCCCGCACCCCGCGAGCAGGAACAGGACAACTGAGCACACTTTTACGGAAAACAGTCTCGATTCGGTTGTTTTCATATGAATCTCCATGGAAATTGGTCAATTGCGGGATTGAGTTCATTTCCTCGTCTATATGTAACAAAGCTTTCGACAATCATATTTATCGACCTGAACAACCTTGAAAAATTCAAAGAACATGGTCATCCAAGATATTATCTTTATTATAATTTCTTTATACATATCCCAAATACCATGCAATCATATTTACTCTTTCCTTATTAGATAAAATCGATTATTAATAGTCCTGATCAATCACAATTAACTATCTACTTCGTCTTATATACTGCAATTATAAATCAATTATCTTCTATTATATGTTGTTTAATAAAATTATTTAAATCCATTTTTTGTTCAATGGAGAGCTCACCGAATTCTACACCACAACGCCTTGTTGCCAGAGAATACCATGAATCTTTATCAATCTGAATGTCGTAAATTACCTGACATTCTATCCGTCTCATATGCACAAAATGGCCATTAGTCGCAAATATTTTTATATATGAAAATCCGACAGTCTGTGGTTTTCTTGAAAGATAACGCACTGATATTCCATTGGAACTTATGTCTATTATCTGTCCAATGGTTATTGGTTCATCTTTTCTTATCAATACGGCAAATGAGCCTTCCTTGCCAACGTATCTTTTACTTCTCCTATGTTCTATCATAACTATATTTTCCTCTATAGGAATTATGTTATGGAGCATCAAATGCTCTTAAGCCTTTCGATCCACTCGTTGGCACCGTTTTCAGCAATCTTCGCCTGACCGCTATTGCCGCCGTTCCTCAACAATGCGCACTCCCCTTGCGCCTTCACTCGCTGAGTGTTCGTTGACCCGGTCCATGATCCTTCACGCTTCCACGATTTCGCCTCGAACCAGGCGCTGTCCGCCGCCGAGACTGCCGGCACCGTCGAGCCGACAACCGTTCCTCCGGCAGGAAGCCGAAGACAGAGCGGATGCTTCCATGTCGGAACGAGACGAACATGCCGGTTCGTTGAACCAAACACAGAGCTCGAACGCAACCGCCGGTGGGTTTCGGCACGGTTGCCGCCAGGCAGTTCCCGGGGCCTACCCGAGAGAGGCTATCCGGTATGGAGATCGACAGGGGGTCGATTCAGCGGTGTCGAGCGACACGGGACGGAAATTGCACGGTGAGCGTTTCGCTGGAAGACGGCTTCCACAAAAGGACTTAGGCTTCTCTGATCGGGCTGTTCACTCGCGATTGACCGGAGGGCTGGGGGAGTCTTGCCGTGGGCTCCGTGAAAACGGAGTCTGTCGGGCTCTCGTCCTCAAGTCCACAGGGTCGCAGCAAAAGGGCTAAAGCTCCGCCAACCAAGTTCCATCTCCCCGGTCCAACCCGTCGAAGGAACTGCCAAAATAGCTCGGCATTCTCGCAATTCTCAAAATCTAAAGGTTTAGCGACTGTGATCCTTATATGACATGCAAGAGAGGGGGAAAAGGACTAATCTATAGGGTAAAAATTGAGTATAACTTATCCCCAATATCGTATTAATATACGTTATATCAATTGGTTAATCTACTTCATGCGAACTTGTCGAAAGCTGCCGGCACCTGCATTTTTCTTCCGAAACGGCCCGCCGCCAAGGCAAGACGCACCCGCTGCCGTCCTTTGACAAAAGAGAAGCCGCCCGGGCTTCCTTTTCCGCGGGATGCCCATCCCCCCCGGATGTGACGGATTCGAGCCACGGAGGGCCGACCCAAAGGATGGGCTCCAGGGACGGGATGTTCGCGCTCCATCCGATTGGACGTTGACGGCGTTCCATCGTGCAAGTTATAATTTTACATGGAACTTGATATGGACGATTTCTTCCTGGATATCAAATGGTTGTCCACCTCAGCCCAACTTCTCTTCCACTTGCCTTTTCCTTTTTCCATGATGGACATATGGCTTCGGAACGGTGAGAACGGACCGTATGTCGGGCGAACCTGCACGTTCACGCACCGGCTGCCGGTCGGCCCGTTGCATGCGGGCAAAGGTTCTGCCGTTTGGTTCTCACGCATCGCGCGGGTAAGCAGCTCTTCCTTGTCCGGCAAGCACAAGGCGAGGGCCTGCCATCCAGAACATCATGGGGCATGCGTCGGTGAACACGACATGACGGTATATTCAAAACATCTCCGGGGATATCGGGGGCCCGATGGATTTGCTGAACGCAAATCCGGCGGAGGAAAAACCGGATTCCCCCAATGGATTCCTCCTAGGAATCTGAAAACCGTGCTGAGTACTGGTAGTCCCAAGGGGACTCGAACCCCTGTCTCCGGCGTGAGAGGCCAGTGTCCTAGGCCACTAGACGATGGGACCGGAAAAGCATGGCTGGGGGACTAGGATTCGAACCTAGGTAGGCAGATCCAGAGTCTGCAGTCCTGCCGCTGGACGATCCCCCAACGGAGAGTGAAATTTATCCAAAGTCCCGCTGCAAGTCAAGCGGAAAGCTCATCCGCATGCCGGGATGCCTTGCGCTTGTTCTGTCGCGGAAGTTACTCTATAATAAAACTTCAGCGGTTGCCTTTTGTATTCGCTGGAGTTCCCGGGATTATCGGGAGCGCAACACCGGCCGCAAGGTCCGTATTCACAACGCAGCGTAGTGCGGCGAGATTCGCCTGTGGCTGCCGTCCCGGCACGGATGCCGGCCACCCGAAGGGGCGCTGCGAAAAGACGTCCGGCGCACGTATGGCGCGAGAGGAAACCGTGCAAGCTCCGAAATCGGCGAACGCCTCCAGAATCCGCATGATGTTGCCCTCTACAACCGATGTCCACGGTTTCGACCTCGAACACTATCGTGCACGCATGTCCAAGTTCCTTGACCCGGCAGAAAGCGACAACCGCGTATTTTATGACGCTCTGCAGTATTCATACGACCTTCACAAGGGCCAGACGCGTAAATCCGGCGCCCCTTACATCAGTCACCCCTGTTCGGTAGCCGAAATCCTGGCGCGCGAACTGCATTTCCGGGACCCCCATCTGCTCGCCGCCGCCTTGCTTCACGATGTCGTGGAAGATATCCCGGGAATCACCCTCGAAGATATTCTGCGCCGTTTCGGAAGCCGCATCGCGGAACTGGTGGACGGATGCACCAAGTTGACCCGCCATCAACTGGACCGAGCCGCCCTGAAGGATCTTACGCACAGCAAGATTTTTCTCAGCGCCAGCCGCCGCCTCGGTGTCCTCATCATCAAGCTCGTGGATCGCCTCCACAATCTGAGAACGCTTCATTACCTTCCCCAGGCCAAGCGCCAGCGAATCGCGCAGGAAACGGTCGAGGTCTATGCCCCCATTGCCGCCCGGTTCAATATCTACCCGCTCAAGCGCGAGCTCTACCACCTTGCGCTATCCTACCTTTATCCGCGCAAGAGTAAGAAGATCCTCCAGCACGTGCGGGAGCTTCGAAATTCCGCGGAGGTTGTCGACATAGAAAACCGGCTCCGCGAGATCCTCCTGCAAGCCGGGGTCGCCGCAGACATTCGCCCTCGTCCCAAGGGGCTCGGCAGCTACTACAACGCACTGAAACGCACGCTCGACATCGGCAACCCCGAGAACTACTTCGATTTCGCCGTCGTTCTGGCCACCGGCGAAGATTTGAAATGCTACCTGGTCCTGGGAATCATCTGCAAGGACTTCGTGTCCATTCCCCGCAGCTTGAGGGACTTCATCGCCAATCCCAAGATCAACGGCTACCGGAGCCTGCACGTTCGGGTTCATGTGGGAGGACAGAACTACCTGATCAAGATCCGGACTGAAGAGATGGACCTCCAGGCTTCCTACGGCGTGCTCCAGGACTGGACCGCCCAGACTCCGATGAGCGATGACCACTGGGCGGAAATCAGCGACCTGCTGCGCACCATCGGCGAGTACGGCGGGGCGGGACCGCAGCGAAAAGAGTTGATTCGGCTCTCGGAAGCCGAAGAGATTTTCGTGTACAGTCCCCAGGGCGATATTTACTACTTGCCCAAGGGCAGCGTGGTGCTCGATTTTGCCTACAAAATCCACTCCGAACTGGGGGACCACTGCCAGGGAGCCCTCGTCAACGGCTTGTGGGAACCCCCGACCCGAGTCCTCAAGGATGCCGAAACCGTCGAAATCGTCACCTCACCCGACCTGCTCGATGTGGACCCCGACCTCGAACAGCTTTGCAAAACCCCCAGGGCGCGATCCTTTCTGAACCGCCACCTCCAGCACAGAAGGCAGCACTTCGCCCGGGAGATCGGCCGCCAGGTCCTGAGCCAGGAGCTTCGGCGTCACGGGTTCGGACCTGACGCACTCGACGACGAGACGGTAGCGCTTCTGCTCGAAGTCATCAATCTCAAGGATATTTCGGAGCTTTACACACGACTCGGCCAGGATCTCCTGTCCCCCGAGCTCGTTCTTTACTACCTGGAGGCGCCGCTGCACGCCAAGGACCGGCACCCCCATCACAGCCCTCATCCTCCGGACGAACGCAACGCCATCCTGGTCTCGGAGCTGGACAAGGCTTTTCACAAATTCGCTCGATGCTGCAACCCCTACCCCGGTCAGGAGAATGTGCTGGCCACGATCAGTGAGCGTGGAACGACCTTCCACGATCCGCGATGCGAAGACCTGAAGAGCCGTCACGGCCTTCAGCCTCAGCATCTGCTCGATGTCTGCTGGGACTTCGACGGCACCTGGCGTCACGTTCTCGTCTTTCAACTGCACATCCAGCAGCAGAGCATCTCGGACCTGCTGCCCCTCCTGGCCCGCATGCCTTCCACGGTCCGGATCCGGTATATCGAATCCGCCATCGGCAAACACAACGAGCCCACGGTCCGGCTGAGCGTGGCGCTCCACAGCTTCGCCGAAGCCCGGGAGCTGTTTCGGATTCTGCCCGAAGACCGTGTCTGCATCGATGAATACGGCCGCCAGGGAGCGTCCGCCAGAGTCCACACCGAGTGCCCCTACGTTCCGGATCGGGCGCGCTGAAGACCTTCCCGCACGGGCACGCCGTGAATCCGGCGTTCGATCCGCGCCACGGCGGGTCGCAGACCGGGATCGGCAGATGCCCGGCTCCGGCATGCGAACCCCAATTCCATTGCGCGCGGGCCTCTCGCGTATCGGGCGCCGATCCGATTCGTGCCGCGACTCGTCAAGCCGTCAACTCCTTTCCGTTATCCCATATCTGTTGCATTTTTAATGGATTTGTTTATTTTGTTCATAACGTCTTCCCGGAGCTGGAGGAAGGTGGTATTTGATGGAGTGGTATTCCAACACGGCCCGGTGCCGATCCGGATTGTTTCGCGACCGAGACCTTGACGGGCGCCGGTGTGTCGGAGAATCACATCGGTGAGTCATCTGGAAAGGAGACTACATGGAAGTTTTCCGGACAGGTAAGGCTGGGATTGTTTTTCGATGGATTCGGTTGTTTACGTTCGTTGTCGCTCTGCCCTGTTTCCTGCTGTTGTCGCAAAGCATCCCCTCCGCGCACGGAGCCGCATGGCAGCAGGGCCCTCCTTCGTTTGCCGATCTTGCCGAACAAGTCAAGCATGCGGT from Syntrophobacter fumaroxidans MPOB includes these protein-coding regions:
- a CDS encoding polysaccharide biosynthesis/export family protein; amino-acid sequence: MKTTESRLFSVKVCSVVLFLLAGCGPVVKNPVPVGQPGTIAPYPAQEYTINYGDQLDVKFFYNSELNEQIIVRPDGRIALQLIGEVSAVGLTPQQLTDLLKEKYSQELAKCELTVIVRNFGGNKVFVDGEVTSPGLQDIVGPMTLRQAIAKAGGVTRTARTNEIIVIRTASGRKPVVMTADINKVNDGTDMSQDFLVAPHDIVYVPRSPIANLNLWVEQYIKNMTPVPIAIPIL
- a CDS encoding PilZ domain-containing protein, translated to MLHNIIPIEENIVMIEHRRSKRYVGKEGSFAVLIRKDEPITIGQIIDISSNGISVRYLSRKPQTVGFSYIKIFATNGHFVHMRRIECQVIYDIQIDKDSWYSLATRRCGVEFGELSIEQKMDLNNFIKQHIIEDN
- a CDS encoding RelA/SpoT family protein, producing MQAPKSANASRIRMMLPSTTDVHGFDLEHYRARMSKFLDPAESDNRVFYDALQYSYDLHKGQTRKSGAPYISHPCSVAEILARELHFRDPHLLAAALLHDVVEDIPGITLEDILRRFGSRIAELVDGCTKLTRHQLDRAALKDLTHSKIFLSASRRLGVLIIKLVDRLHNLRTLHYLPQAKRQRIAQETVEVYAPIAARFNIYPLKRELYHLALSYLYPRKSKKILQHVRELRNSAEVVDIENRLREILLQAGVAADIRPRPKGLGSYYNALKRTLDIGNPENYFDFAVVLATGEDLKCYLVLGIICKDFVSIPRSLRDFIANPKINGYRSLHVRVHVGGQNYLIKIRTEEMDLQASYGVLQDWTAQTPMSDDHWAEISDLLRTIGEYGGAGPQRKELIRLSEAEEIFVYSPQGDIYYLPKGSVVLDFAYKIHSELGDHCQGALVNGLWEPPTRVLKDAETVEIVTSPDLLDVDPDLEQLCKTPRARSFLNRHLQHRRQHFAREIGRQVLSQELRRHGFGPDALDDETVALLLEVINLKDISELYTRLGQDLLSPELVLYYLEAPLHAKDRHPHHSPHPPDERNAILVSELDKAFHKFARCCNPYPGQENVLATISERGTTFHDPRCEDLKSRHGLQPQHLLDVCWDFDGTWRHVLVFQLHIQQQSISDLLPLLARMPSTVRIRYIESAIGKHNEPTVRLSVALHSFAEARELFRILPEDRVCIDEYGRQGASARVHTECPYVPDRAR
- a CDS encoding GumC family protein; this translates as MFFKHKYMIISIFCLAVILTPLVYYFLPAKYEASSTLMFRYGQEYQSPMVSGEQTPVRVGLQEILHSELAILSSTDLKERLLKSLGIENIYPKLRAFSDEPVKQLEYAKVFFERDLHVQAGRNSNLITVTFQNADPGTAAKVVNSLVAAYIARRVEILHDSRPLQLLDKKVAEYLDRLKRSEGELQAFKQQHQVFAFDEQRDMLLKERMNLETTARTTQSLVKELRQKLSTLESQLKGVAASLPVASENDPRNELEMQLVTLQRREQELLSKYKENNVFVTSVRNEIQVVKGFIEKQKQTAARGRSAVNTLYQDLQKEIISTKAEVSSLEVRSKELEAQVTLADKRIQEFDQQERTARDLQRTLTANEQMYQLYQKRFEEARVSEDMSQDKMASVNVIEQASASELPIWPTKGVSFYLALAAFLGIGGGLTLAFSLEFINQGLSSPQKTEQCLNIPVLTTIPYKA